A single Lactuca sativa cultivar Salinas chromosome 8, Lsat_Salinas_v11, whole genome shotgun sequence DNA region contains:
- the LOC128127946 gene encoding S-protein homolog 1-like: MYIINSEIQNLIVHVHSKDNDLGNHTMTIRDTFHWEFRMNFGETTEFSGKFYWMMTDNQVYREIAFPVFNNQIAAECGNKLVKTNKCFWLVKYDGFYLSKGSPSDGRLKYSWGPGNI; the protein is encoded by the coding sequence ATGTATATCATCAATTCAGAAATTCAAAATCTAATTGTTCATGTTCATTCAAAAGATAATGATCTTGGGAACCATACGATGACCATACGTGACACGTTCCATTGGGAATTTCGTATGAATTTTGGTGAAACAACCGAATTTAGCGGGAAATTTTATTGGATGATGACTGACAATCAAGTCTACAGAGAGATTGCGTTTCCAGTTTTCAATAATCAAATTGCTGCAGAATGTGGTAACAAATTAGTGAAGACGAATAAGTGTTTTTGGTTAGTAAAGTATGATGGTTTTTATTTGTCAAAAGGCAGCCCATCAGATGGGAggttaaagtattcatggggaccTGGAAATATATAA
- the LOC128127945 gene encoding S-protein homolog 28-like: protein MYIIDSEIQNLIVHVHSKDNDLGNHTMTIRDTFHWEFRMNFGETTEFSGKFYWMMTDNQVYRELAFPVFNNQIAAECGNKLVKTNKCFWLVKYDGFYLSKGSPSDGRLKYSW, encoded by the coding sequence ATGTATATCATCGATTCAGAAATTCAAAATCTAATTGTTCATGTTCATTCAAAAGATAATGATCTTGGGAACCATACGATGACCATACGTGACACGTTCCATTGGGAATTTCGTATGAATTTTGGTGAAACAACCGAATTTAGCGGGAAATTTTATTGGATGATGACTGACAATCAAGTCTACAGAGAGCTTGCGTTTCCAGTTTTCAATAATCAAATTGCTGCAGAATGTGGTAACAAATTAGTGAAGACGAATAAGTGTTTTTGGTTAGTAAAGTATGATGGTTTTTATTTGTCAAAAGGCAGCCCATCAGATGGGAGGTTAAAGTATTCTTGGTGA